Within Pygocentrus nattereri isolate fPygNat1 chromosome 17, fPygNat1.pri, whole genome shotgun sequence, the genomic segment tccttcagtctgaagaaccgattcaccatgcaaagcaccGTTTAAGCctgcaaatgttttatattgacctcatgtttctaaatagaacctttgcctttaataaagaacccaaTTAGTACATCCAGCTTGTATGAAAGTAGGAACTGAAGAACTGAAGCCAGATTTTCTCTTGTTTAATCTTGTTTTGGTGTGAACTAAATCAACAAAGCTCCAACGAGAGGGATGTGAATATTATCACCGTCTGCAAAACAATTATAGACCCAGGCAGGAGATGAGGTTCTAGTTTCTTCAGTGATGTATTCAAGACaaagtaaaaacattataaTTTGAGGTGTTTAATATTCAGAAAAGCACAAATCCATTCAGAATGTGCTTAAGTAAGTAGAGCTGTGTAAATGTGGCTAGTTCATATTAGAAATGTACTGACCAAGATAATTACCTAACTTCTTATAAAGAAATGCACTTAcaattgtactgcacttatgtattgtagtgtattgtagtgtgttgtattgtattgcacagagtcctgtgttcaactctgttccttgtCTCTCGGTATCAAcagactttttgtttctagcagtatctgagctcaggaccgtctttctctctaacttattggtaactagcacagatactttctctagatagacaaagcactttgtgTAAGtaactctggataagagcgtctgttaaatgctgtaaatgtaatgtacaaatgtttttgaaatatcactgaattgtactttagtTGATTAGACATTCAGTtgctgactgtataagatgttgatattcctactcggctacttcagtaaaccgtatatggcactgaatcatgacgCAAgtcagacattatgatgttttgAACCTTCACTTGAGGAAATTCTCTCTAACTGTGCCTTATTGAGCTTTAATTAAAATCCTctgtaatacatttacatacatgtaGTGTTCTTAAAGTCATGATAACAACAATGTGTTGGTGGTTACATTTTGGGGATTTCTGTCTTTCCCTGATGGAATTTTATTGCACAACAGTCTTCATTAATTTtaggaatatttttttttttttttatttcattcatttatttttcttctcacctgtgtttatttttcacaCTGAAGGAGAATATCTGGAATATGGATCCTAACATCAAATCTTTCCATTTTCTTAGCTGTTTGTATTCTGTCATCGTCCACCTGACTGCATATATGGGAACACCATGATCGCTGTTGAGACTGGACTCTATATCGGATCTGTCGCAGATCTTAAGGTCCCTGCAGATCTTACCAATGCAGGAATCACTCATGTTCTCACTGTGGACTCAGAGGAGCCAAATATCTCTGGCTTCCACACAAAATTCGTCCATGCTTTGGACGATCCGTCCACAGATCTGCTCAGCAGACTGGACGGCTGTGTCCACTTCATAACAGAAGCTCTAACCACATCTGTAGGCAAGCCGTCATCCGTTCTTGTCCACTGGTAAGTTTATATTAAGGgttttaatataaatgttaaCATGTTGTGATGCATgatgacattttcatgatacatggtATTTatcacagtaaatactggaCAAAATACGCCAGCAAGCcaatagtgccacatttaaaaaaggctATGAGACATGGCATAATGGGCTGACATCATGTTGATTACTTGTTACTATGCAattcatgcagttactgtacagaaacagcttatttattatttattttctgtaatttttgaAGGGGTAGTTTAGCTGCAACACATGCAGCAAAATAGTAATACATtaaatggaaatgaaagaatGTCTCATTAAGAACAAGTTTGCAGAAAGTCATATCAAATATGTAGAACAGGCAAAATaattaaaaccaaaaacataaaaaaggtaGAAATTAGACACAATTAGGAAAACACACTTCACATCTATTAGATTGTTTCACAGTATTTTAAAGGTAAAAGTTTTTAGCATTAGATGAGAATTGTACATTCAGAACCAGCCAATCatggagtgtgtttacatgttctcGAGTAATGAGTTCATGgtgaaactctgggtctacgtgagtcagacagtaatcagattcctgctTTGCAATCAGGCCAATAAACTCGCAGAGGACAATGTGACGTAAACGTGATGTAAAACTCAAGTttcatgctgtggcttttttattaaaaacattgtcactttacctgaaaatcatctagaagatgaacatttaaatccttaatttcctcaagcatgtatttggtttcagcgctgCCCcagaagtgttttgctgcgtctcacgGTGACGCTGTTTGCTTATGTCCAATACCGCGGTCAGTTTTTTGCACATTCAcaggctgagaaatctgaaagaaatcagagtaagagttcacatatgctgagaaatctgattactgatctAAAATCCAGTCCCCTTATCAGATCTCTTAATCTGATCTACgccgatctaagaaatcagagtgtgctgtttacatgaccttttgaataatcagataaaagcagaaatctgattatgatcggattaatgagtgcatgtaaacatgctcaTTATGTCtaatacattttttcctttgttcTGACTGTAAAGAAAGATTACAAGTAAAGTGGAAGCTGTCTCAGAAGacctttaaattaaaaattaaattaaaaaataggaAATTATGTATGTACAACATTATGTACAACAATGGCAATCCAACTTTACAATACAGCTCAAATGAATGGGTTTTCAGTCAAATCAccagtaataaaataaactgtacTAGGATAGTGTCCTCAGATTTCTGGGTTGAAGGAGCTACATTCATATAAATTACCAaataacaatattaaaaaaatgttcaacCAACTTGCTTTCTTTATTAAATCATCAGTCCGTGCCCTAAAAGATGGCTTGTCATTGATCCAAATTCCCAAATATTTGTAGCTCGAAACACAGTCTTTAACTGTATAATTCAAACCATTTACTGCTGTATCACTTACTGTCTATTGCATGAGATCCATGAGATCCAGAAAAGTATATACATTTGTCTTTTCTTCATTCAACACTCGTTTCAGACTATGTACGGTATCTGtaacaagaacaaaaaaagattttttaatattcagTGGCTAGTGTTACAGAGGACGTGCAAGAATATGTGACTATCATCttcataaaatgcattttacagcttTTACTGTGTTATTCAACTTTATTAGTATATACTGTGAATAGCACTGGCCCAAGGATAGACCTCTGTGGAACCCCATTAGCAATTTCCAGAAATTGATAGCTCTTCTTGAGAAACAACCCATTGCATTCTATTTACAAGATCATTTTGGAACCATTTGAGCAACTGCTGATCTAAACCAATAAAAAGCAGCCTTTGTATGAGCAAATCATGATCAACTGGATGAATCATCATGATAACATaaacatattgtcatattgtccaTCCCCATTTTAgcacattgttttgtttctttttgttttgttttttcagccaTGTGGGTCAAAGTAGAAGTGCTGCTGTAGTTACTGCTTatctaatgaaaacacagaagctGAACCTGCAGGATGCGTATACCAAACTGCAGCAGCTCAAACCGGACGTCAAGTAAGTGCAGAAAATATCCATATTTCTGTTGCAAATCAAACATGCTGTTGAATTTCAAAAGAGgttttttcttatatttacaGAATGAACGAGGAGTTTCTTGACCAACTGGGCCTGTACGAATCCATGAATTGTGAATTGGATATGAACAGTCCGTTATACAAGCAGTTTAGACTGAAGAAAGTCACTGAGAAATATCCAGGTTTGTCTTTCCACGTACTAAAGGTGCTTATGTGCAGTCTTCAGACAAAAATTCTGTTTAACACAAATGCATGTTTACCATTTTATGGCTTGTGGGAAATTCATAAAAtattgcatttgttttatttttagtataCTGGAATCAACAGTAGACTTACTTTAATGTAACATAATTTTGAAGCAGGTGTTAGCTTGCTGTTAGCACAGATGTAGCAAAGGTTATGTTTTGAATTTTTAACAACATTGTAATTCAGAAGATCCAGTAAAACTTTGGGAAAAATGTAAGTAGAATAAATCATATTAGgcttgtattgtattttaatttatCATACAGTGTGATAGCTGTGATTTTAGaaaatcccattcatttttccatagAGAAATCCAGCTTACACCCAGAGTTCctaacatatcactgctgtcgggagAAAGCTtagcatctccatttttgtcagatctttttcagtttttgacataatttgaaaatgccttttgccctttatattgtgtgtaaatttcaggatgaactgaccaaaagaaataacccaaaattacttggaaaaaattctggttccattgactgacattaaaagtaaagtaggtttttttctactcctgtaaagttaccattttggagatacgaggttttgttccgacagcagcaatatgcatGATGCCCACTACAAAATGATGAGTTCAGAGGTCTGTTAATTCTTTTGGTAACGAGGCTTTGTCTTTCATTGATCTAGAACTCCAGAATCTCCCCAAGGATGTGTTTGCTGCTGACCCAGCCCAGACCCAAAATACTGAGGTGGTCTATAGATGCAGAAAATGCAGGTAAAGTTTCTGCCTGAATTCATCGGAGTTACTTTTCACTTCACTTACTGTATTGAAAACTTGCATCTGAAGTGcatttgtgcttgttttgtttgGGCATTCTTATAGACGCACACTCTTCCGCCACTCCAGCATCCTTAGCCACTATCTGGGCAGTGGGGCGTCTGCCTTTTCTCATAAAAGGTTCAGTGCTGGACGTCCAGCAGGAGATCAGACAGAGTGTACGTCGTACTTCATAGAGCCGGTCCAGTGGATGGAGGATGCTTTGCTTGGTGTCATGGATGGACAGGTACTGCTCGTAAAAGCATAAACTCTTAATACAGCGCTGGggtaacaataaataataaccaACAAGCAACAAAACTGCTTATATAGATATTTATAGAAATATATCAGCATTGCTTAGAATTACTAATTAAGTATAGATGCTGAATCAGTACAAACAGTTTTATGTACTAGtcaagctggattagttttacttacaatcagtaataattgtgaaaatattttaatccagtatgaatctgtagtgtgtggtTTTTACAGTTTGACGGTAATAATTTATACGTATGTGCAATATCTGGGTTATGTTGTGAGGAACTCCACTTATATTAGAGATTTTTTTGACACATTGCTTTTTTTGGTGTTATTTTTGCAGCTACTCTGTCCTAAATGCAGCTCCAAGCTGGGCTCCTTTAACTGGTACGGTGAGCAGTGCTCGTGTGGCCGGTGGGTGACCCCTGCTTTCCAGATGCATAAGAACAGAGTGGACGAAATAAAACATGTCAACATTTCAGCACTCAAATGACACAGCTATttaacaacacaaataaagttATATATTGTTTgaatattttgtatttgatcTTTTGCTGGAGGGAAAAGAGCAGTTGTCATTGGGGAGCTTGGAGTGCctggctttttgttttttttttttttgtttttttttttatttcatttattttttttaaagaaaaagtaCTACAATCCCTCTGTCTTGAAGTTTTTGCAGTATATTTACTTATGTGATTTGTACACAAGGTGGCGCCATACTGCTGTTGTTCTTCCTTCTAAAGTGGTTCTAGTCAAATGTACGTTTTTGGCACCCTAGTGATTTTTCTGTATCTTCTTAAAACACCAATACAACAGTatctaaaataaatacattaaaaaaattctaaaaattaTAAAAACTGTGGGGCTAATGCCTAATAAATTTGACCCTGAGTGTATAGTAAATTTAATAGGTTAACAGAACTGGCACAGAAAGGCttgtaaagaaataaagaaagcagATTCTAAACTAGCATCACTTTCTTTGACCATCGCTTGACCTGGTGATGTTTAAATGTCCCATGTTACATTGTCAAACAAAAGTGATGACATACCACATGTCATTTTTGCTTCACTTTTTACTTGATATTGTTAATATATACACCAACTGGCCATTAAAACcgtctccttgtttctacactcattgtccattttatcagctccactgaccatataggtaaactttgcagttctacaattacagactgtagtctgtatactttcttagcccccttttaccctgttcttcagtggtcaggacccccatggaacctcacagagcaggtactatttgggtggtggatcattctcagcactgcagtaacactgacatggtggtgctgtgttagtgtgtgttgtgctggtctgagtggatcagacacagcagtgctgctggagtttttaaacactgtgtccactcactgtccactctattagacactcctaccttgtcagtccacccttTACATCcaaagatgtaaagtcagagacgacagctcatctgctgctgcacagtttgtgttggtcatcttctagtccttcatcagtggtcacaggatgctgcccacaggacgctgttggctggctatttttggttggtggacagttctcagtccagcagtgacacaggtgcttaaaaaatccagcagcactgctgtgtctgatccactcagaccagcgcaacacacactaacacacagtgCTGAGtatgatccaccaaccaaatacctgctctgtgggggtcctgagggtgtcctgaccattgaagaacagggtaacaaagtactcagagaaacagatggactacagtctgtaactgtcaAACTACAAAGTGAAACGTATGAtcagtggaactgataaaatggacgaaGAGTGTAGAAGCGAGGAGGTTTTgatgaagtggccagttattgtatatattaaaatacacacTAAACAGTGAAGCAATACACTTCAGTGGTATTCGTCATGACTTCTGTTTATCATTATGTGATGTCAGGCCACTTTAAGCATTACCAGGTCAGGCCAGCAGAGAGATGTGAGAGCATGTTAAAGTGTATATAATTACAGAGTAGCCTTCACTCTGTCTGGAGAATGAATGGAACTGAGGACACTCTGAGGCTTGATTTAAGGTTTTCTCTAAATAACACGTACAGAGTCTAGTAAAATTGCATTTGCCTCCTAtaatttttatgcatttttttcacattttacatttaagttACAGTGATGAGCATGTGGAAACTTACCAACAAGGATTGCACATATTCAGTCCATCTGTCGTTTGTCAGTTTATAAACACCAAGTACGTCCCTAAGGACTGATAGTATGTGTGTAGGATTCCGTTTAATTTTAAAAGCTTATAGCTTTAAAAGTCTGCGTACGTCACATAGTG encodes:
- the dusp12 gene encoding dual specificity protein phosphatase 12 isoform X1, whose translation is MSLKPLFVFCHRPPDCIYGNTMIAVETGLYIGSVADLKVPADLTNAGITHVLTVDSEEPNISGFHTKFVHALDDPSTDLLSRLDGCVHFITEALTTSVGKPSSVLVHCHVGQSRSAAVVTAYLMKTQKLNLQDAYTKLQQLKPDVKMNEEFLDQLGLYESMNCELDMNSPLYKQFRLKKVTEKYPELQNLPKDVFAADPAQTQNTEVVYRCRKCRRTLFRHSSILSHYLGSGASAFSHKRFSAGRPAGDQTECTSYFIEPVQWMEDALLGVMDGQLLCPKCSSKLGSFNWYGEQCSCGRWVTPAFQMHKNRVDEIKHVNISALK
- the dusp12 gene encoding dual specificity protein phosphatase 12 isoform X2, whose protein sequence is MIAVETGLYIGSVADLKVPADLTNAGITHVLTVDSEEPNISGFHTKFVHALDDPSTDLLSRLDGCVHFITEALTTSVGKPSSVLVHCHVGQSRSAAVVTAYLMKTQKLNLQDAYTKLQQLKPDVKMNEEFLDQLGLYESMNCELDMNSPLYKQFRLKKVTEKYPELQNLPKDVFAADPAQTQNTEVVYRCRKCRRTLFRHSSILSHYLGSGASAFSHKRFSAGRPAGDQTECTSYFIEPVQWMEDALLGVMDGQLLCPKCSSKLGSFNWYGEQCSCGRWVTPAFQMHKNRVDEIKHVNISALK